CATTTCTGCAGCTCGTGACCTCTTGAGCTGTGGTGTTTTGAGACGAGCCGCTTGTGTCAAGAGTCAACGACCGGGCAGAGAAGCACGGTCGAAACAACAGGGGGGCTTCAATGACGCCAATTGATGGTATCATGGCCACCCCATGCACActgggggaatgtgtgtgtgtgtgtgtgtgtgtgtgcgtgtgtgtgggggggggggggggtcaatcgGGCGTACACAttggaaggggggagagagggagcgagagagaaggagcgagagagagagagagatggagagaaggagcgagagagaaggagtgtgtgtttgtgtgtgtgtgtgtgtgtgtgtgtgtgtgtgtgtgtgtgtgtgtgtgtgtgtggggggggggaggtggggtcaATCGGGCGGACACATTGGAGTGGTGTGCACGAGGTGGCGTCCGTTCTGGGTGGGGGCCCAGAAGATGCTTGGCAGGGCTCAGTGAAGGGCGTGCATGGGCTAAGTGGGGCAGAAGGAACACATACTCCCAATTCCCAGGGACAGGCAGTAGGTCAAGCCTGAGACGcagctgagagggagggagggagggagggagggagggagggagagagttagcTGGGGcagggtgaggaagagggagagaggaagagggagagagggagagggagagggagagggagagggagagggagagagagagagagagagagggagagagcgcgagaaagagacacacacacacacaaactcttcataaaataaatgaaacaattAGCCTCAGCTCTGAGCCTCGGTCAACCCAAGCAGGGGTGTACCCACGGAGCCCCCACTACCATcccacccctgcccccctccccacagaACGATGCCCAGGGCCCAGTGTGGCagtgtgcgtccgtgtgcgtcagtgtgtgtcagtgtgtgtccgtgtgtacaGGGCGTGatacaggagggaggggggcacctGGGAGACTCCACAGCCCAGACACCTCCAGGGTCTTCAGCTTCCTCTCCAGACCCGCCACTCGGTTCCCCAGGATCCTGtggagacaccacacacacacacacagacacaccctggGTCACACAGGAacctctgtccgtccgtccgtccgtccgtccgtccgtctatccgtccgtccgtctgtctgtctgtgtcgctctctatctcgctctctcttgctctctctctgtatgtctgtgtctgtgtctgtgtctgtgtggtgtgtgtgtgtgtgtgtgtgtgtgtgtgtgtgtgtgtgtgtgtgtgtgtgtgtgtgtgtgtgtgtcctctctctctctctgtcttgctctctctctttctgtctctgtttgtatatgtatgtgtgcttgtgtatatgtgtgcgtgtgtatgtgtgcgggtgcgtatgtgtgattgtgtggtgcaggttgtgtgtgtgcaggttgtgtatgtgcgtgtgtgtcttcagggtgtgtgtgtgtttgacctggaggtgggggagggttcTCAGGGAGGTTGAATAAACACAGTGTGGAATCAACCTACTCCAACTCCCTTCAGCCCTCACCGTCCCGTGTgtgacgggacgggacgggttggggcgggggggggggggccctgttggtgtgtctctggtgctgcaccaccggggggggggggggcagacctgTTGGTGTGTCTCTGGTGCTGCACCACCAGGTTCTTCTCCTGGATGGTGTCCAGCAGGGCGCTGGCCAGGGCCTTCAGGTCGCTGATGGACTGGGGTGTGGCGGGAAGGCTACAGCCACACTCCTCCAGGAGCAGCTcctggactgggggggggggggggggaaggagggaggggggggggggggagggagggaggggggggaggaggagggagggggagagggagggagaggggagagagggggggaggaggtaaggggagagaggggggggagagggaaaagagagataagcggagagggggagagaggggggggaggagaggggaaggagagaggaggggagaggggaaggagagaggaggggagaggggggaaggaggaggagagggatagggggagaaggagagaggaggggagagggggaaggaggaggaggagagggatagggggagaaggagagaggaggggagaggggggggaggaggagagggatagggggagaaggagagaggaggggagaggggggaaggaggaggagagggatagggggagaaggagagaggaggggagagggggaaggaggaggagagggatagggggagaaagagagagtatgAAAAGGCGGTCAGGGGAgatgggggaagagggggggtgaggggagagggagggagaggaggatgagaacaTGGCATCATGGCTAATTAAAGACGCAATTAAAAAAAGACGGATATCCGGCAATAGCTCCCGGACGATAATTACTCTCAGCGCGTGGAGGGGAGCTTCACACCTGTGGGTTTAGTGTGGTTGTTACGCTGTCGCTTCATTGGCTGTGCGCTGTCCTACCCGGGCCGGTTCCAGGGGGGGCAGCACCTCAGCTAGTTAAGAGACAACGCCGCACTCAGAcgggagagacatggagaggagCGGACAGAAGAGAGGCGAACCGATGGGGCCGGAGGGGGAAACCTAACGAGGGACGGACAAGAGCGGAGTGAAACGAAGGTACCAACGAGAGGAGCGCAACGGAGTCAGATGACTGAacgagggacggacggacgggggaggggggtgagagcgAGACGAGACAAGAGACAGACAAGCGGTGGCGggcgtgtcacacacacattacagcgAGGTAGACAGCCAGCCGTCACCTGGTATGGCACACTTCCCAACCGCCTCCCCTGGCTCGTTTTTTCCCGCCTCTGCCTCACTTGTGCTGTCAGCTGTCAGTCAAAACATTGTGCTTCTTGCACTGAGCGGGAGGCTACCACTGCTACACATTAGTCTGTCGTTCCAGAAGTTGTTTGTGGCTTTTACTGGGACACGTCGATTTTTTTTAGTGGGAAAATCGAAGTCAGAGTTGCAGGTGGAACTCTGTGTGTCAAAGCCGTCCGTCTGCTATTAGTGGGCGATATGCTCTGGGAGAATATCTGGGATCCGCTTGACTGCGGCCAATCAAAGATGTTGACCGCTcccggctcatttctgaccaatcagggcatctcttgcCCCGATTGGTTCGGTAAATACACCTCACCTGTTCATCACATAGGCGCACATGACGGCGTTTGTTCATTTTCGTGCTCTTTCTCGATCATCAAAGTCCCAACTCTTCTCTTTCTTGGCCccccagtggtggaacgagctcaagaactcaagactcacctgttcagagttcacctacaCTCTTGATAGCCATCCCCTCCCAGCCTTCCtacttattgcatgttgtacgtcctggcacttaatgtacgcacttattgtatatcATAcatagttatagtacttagttgtatagcatcttatcctagctatcgttGTTGTgtgcggggaatgggttaacctagtgatagttagtgcttggcacttggttctatgaacatccttactgtacccacagcgatatattgttgatCCTctgtcttctgacaaatgtacttattgtatgtcgctttagatcaaagcgtctgctaaaagcCCTGAATGTAGATGCAAATGTTCCTCTTCTGCGTTGGTTTTATTTACCCTGTTTGGCGGAGAGAACGCCGGTCAGTCCAACGCTGGATCGGCCCTGGGGGAATCTCCTCTTCTCCAGGGCGGTCtgagtgtggggtgggggggtggggggttgggggggggggtagcggtCAGCGGGGTTGCTGCGCTGAGCGATGAGCTGAGACACGAGCGAGCGGTCCTACCTTGTACTTCACGACGTGGGTCTTCAGGAGGCTCACCTCCCCCTGCACTTGGCTGAAGCGCTCGTGTAAATACCttcagacagagggacggagaaCCAATGAGGACAGCCCAGCCACGTGGTTGATAGCAATGAATGCAAGTGTTGATTGGTAAACAGAAAAATACCGATCCCATAGAATTCATATATAATAGGTTATTTTTAGCTCGGTGAGATACATTGTCTCAAACGTTTATCTTTATTTTGGATTATTTCATTAATCAATGAATGTCTCGATGGGATtatccaaacacaaacacacaaaaacagatacgcacacattcacacacacacacacacacacacacacacacacacacacacacacacacacacacacacacacacacacacacacacacacacacacacacacagaggatccCGTCATCAtctcctcactcactcagtcattcactctcacacacacacagacacagacacacacagacacacacagacacacacagagacacagacacagacacagacacagacacacacacacacacacacacacacacacacacacacacacacacacacacacacacacacacacacacacacacacacacacacacacctgttctcGGTGCAGAGGGCGTCCAGGTCGAGgatgggggccccggggccccccaggATGTGGTTGAGCTCCACGTTCAGGCGCTCCGCCTTCTCCCGGAACGCGTCTCGCTCCGCCTTCACGTCCTGCAGCTCGTCCGCCAGGGCCTCCATGCtctgctccgcctcctccacctggagggggggggggggacgaccaTGAGCCAGGGCCTCCACGCTCTCTCTACCGTCACCAGGAACCACAGGAACCGTCACCAGATAACACAAGAACCGTCACCAGATAACACAAGAACCTTCAACAGGAACCGTCACCAAGAACCTTCAACAGGAACCGTCGCAAGGAACCACAACCAGAAACCAGGTCCTCTCACCTGTAGCCCCGCCCTCTCACCTGTAGCCCCGCCCTCTCACCTGTAGCCCCGCCCGCTCCAGCTGTAGAACCAGGTCCTCTCGCTCGTAGGCTGGGAAGTGGCGCACGCCAACGTCCTGGTCGCCAAGCCGCTGCCGCGTGATGCTCATCCTCAGGAGCTGCCCGGTCGCCACGGAGACGGAGGGaccaatgggagagagagggggagagagagggagggagggaccaatgggagagagaaagagggagggaccaaggggagagagaaagagggagggaccaatgagagaaaataaagagagatagagggattATATGGAACCgaacatttttaaatgttctttgtgtgtgtgagcgtgcgtgcgtgtgtgcgtgcgtgcgtgcgcgtgcaccAGGCTGCGGTTCACCTTGTTGTCCCCCTGGGCGTCGCTCAGCCTCTGGGTgagctccttcacctcctcggCCTGCTTCCTGCCTCGCTCCCTGGAGTCCCTCAGCAGCTGGGCCAGGTTGACCtgggggggcgggccggggtccctccatcatcatcatcatcatcatcatgtgacacacacacacacacccactggtGGGTTTGGTCAGCATCCAAACCCACCAGTGGGTGGGTCGTAGACTCATCTCAACCCGCTAATTCCCTTTACACCCCTCTAACATCAGGTCGAAGGTTAAGAAGCATCAGGTCCAGATCCACCCGGTTCTCAAACAGCACCGGTCCTCAGGCTGTGAGGGTCCTTAATGGCCAGCCACACTCCTTATCAGCTCTGCTTACAAAGCGACTGTATGTACTCCTCCTTTAAATGCATTAGCACTTGGTCTTATCtacttattcattcattttattttcacaCGCATGTGTCTATTTTTTACGTgatgtcttttgtgtgtgtccggtcAGATTTGTTGTCTCCCTTttttctgtgtggtcttgtttGTACTGTCCTGTGTGAGCCAATATCACCAAAATGAATTCCAGACGATTTGTGTAGTTTGGCAACATAATAATAAAGCCTTGACTTGACTGTGTGGCCGCCCGCTGGAGTGTGGAGTGGGGGCGGCGAGTCGGGGTCACCACTCACCAGGTGGCGTTTCTCTGGCGGCAAGGATGGATCGCCGCCGTCCTGAAATGCACAACCGCGATTCGGGATTATtggatgtgtgttgttttttgtcgaagaaaaagtacattttagtTTTGTTGTTGACATTTGAGCCTCAAAAGGGGAATCGAACCGCAATAAAAGAGACACTTAAAGCGCTAACACCTGGTTTTGATAATCAGAGGGTGTGACGGGTGGGTTGCTTTCGTCATTACTGTCAAATTTGAAATGGCACTGTAGTTAATTTCCGGAACCAAaaggtgtaaaaaaaaaagtgaaatttCGCTTGTGTGTTTCTTCCTCACAATGAGCTCTCTGTACTTCTCCTTGAGTCCCTGGTGACGTTCCCGGAGCTGGTTGGCCATCAGCCTGTACTGGTCCCTCTCCTGCTGGCAGTTATCCAGCTCCTTGGACAGGATGAGCAGCGCATCCTTCTTACTCTCCAGCTTACGCTTGCACACTAAGAACTGGCCAGCATGTCCAAGAAGATTCATAAGAAGATTAGTGCATCCGttgttgtgcaaaaaaaaattgtgtcACGTTAGTTAGTTGTTAGTAAGGGAGGTTTGGTGTTAGCATCTTTTTAAAAGGCATGTTTCAATTTTTACCACCTTATTCAGGTGGAAG
This is a stretch of genomic DNA from Gadus chalcogrammus isolate NIFS_2021 chromosome 17, NIFS_Gcha_1.0, whole genome shotgun sequence. It encodes these proteins:
- the ccdc149a gene encoding coiled-coil domain-containing protein 149-A — protein: MHSPKRTESDWQGLVCEFLVCKRKLESKKDALLILSKELDNCQQERDQYRLMANQLRERHQGLKEKYRELIDGGDPSLPPEKRHLVNLAQLLRDSRERGRKQAEEVKELTQRLSDAQGDNKLLRMSITRQRLGDQDVGVRHFPAYEREDLVLQLERAGLQVEEAEQSMEALADELQDVKAERDAFREKAERLNVELNHILGGPGAPILDLDALCTENRYLHERFSQVQGEVSLLKTHVVKYKTALEKRRFPQGRSSVGLTGVLSAKQVQELLLEECGCSLPATPQSISDLKALASALLDTIQEKNLVVQHQRHTNRILGNRVAGLERKLKTLEVSGLWSLPGARERSPALDETLRPAPLLVPTDASARPAPPPGDQTGSGRASSGRCLAVDSDPATDGAGGGGEADRGGATATLGGPEVQQGAESHRGVIDSRASETATLTEEEEGLPGLTIAPPVVSAGDVVL